Genomic segment of Mycobacteriales bacterium:
CACCTTCTGTCCGCTTGGGCCGTGGATAGAAACCGGTCTCGATCCGAGTGCAGTGGCAATCTCCACCGACCTCAACGGGGAGCGTCGACAGCGCGGAAACACGTCGGATTTGGTGCATCCGGTCGCGGCGCTGATCGCCTACATCAGCTCGGTCATGACTTTGCTGCCCGGTGACGTCGTGTTGACCGGGACACCCGCTGGCGTGGGGCCGATGAATGCCGGTGACGAAGTGTCGGTAACCATCGAGGGCATCGGCACCCTGACCAACCGGGTGACTGCGGATGGCTGACGAGGTCCGGGCCCGTTTCGCACCGTCCCCAACCGGCGATCTGCACGTGGGCAACATTCGTACGGCCTTGTACAACTGGGCCTTCGTCCGACATCTCGATGGCCGCCTCATCTTCCGGCTGGAGGATACCGACCGCAGCCGATCCAGCGATGAGGCCTGTGCCGCGGCGATCGACACCATGCACTGGCTGGGCTTGGACTGGGACGAGGGGGTCGAAGTCGGGGGACCTGACGGCCCGTACCGACAGAGCGAGCGCTACGGGATCTACCGCGAATGGACGGATCGTTTCCTCGGCGAAGGCAGTGCCTATAGCTGCTACTGCAGCCAGGAGGAAGTGGCCGCGCGGTCCAAGGCTGCCGGTCGCCCTCCTGGTTACGACGGTCATTGCCGATCTCTAACCGAGGGCCAGATCGATCAGTACCGTGCCGAGGGTCGTCTACCTGCGATCCGGCTCCGGATGCAAGCGGGCACGACCAGCTTCGACGACCTGGTTCGGGGCGAGGTCAGCTTCGACAACGCCACCGTCCCCGACTTCGTTCTGGTTCGGGCCGATGGTCATCCGCTGTACACCCTCGCGGTGGCGGTTGACGACGTTCTGATGCGGATCACCCACATCGTGCGAGGCGAGGACCTACTCTCCTCCACCCCTAGGCAAGTGGCCGTCTACCGGGCGATGGGGATACCGCCCGAGCGCTGGCCGAGGTTTGGGCACCTGCCCATGGTGCTGGGACCAGACGGCCAACGGCTGTCCAAGCGCAACGGGGTGGTATCCATCGCCTGGTACCGGCGGGAGGGCTTCTTGCCGGAAGCCATGTGCAACTACCTAGCTCTGCTGGGTTGGTCGCCCGGCGACGATCGTGAGCTATTCAACCTGACCGAAATGCGGGCCGGGTTCGAGGTCGGTCGGGTCAACCGCAATCCTGCCCGGTTCGACCTGAAGAAGCTGGAAGCGATCAACGCGGAGAAGATCCGCGAGCTGCCGGAGGACGAGCTGCATCGCCGCGTACTTATGGTTCTGAGCGACGCGGGGCTTCTGACGGAGGCTTCCACGGCCGCCACGTCGGCGACGCTCAAAGCGGGGGTGCGACTCATCCAAACCAGGATCCGCCGCCTAGTGGACGCAGTGCCCATGCTCGCCTTCTTGCTGGTCGAGGAGGCGGAGTTCGTTCGCGATCCGGATGACGTCGCAGCCATGCTGATTCCGGAGGCCGTCCCGGCTTTGCAGGCTGCTCTAGTGGTGCTCGACAAGGTCGACGATTGGGTAGAACCTCGGATCAACGCTGCCCTTCGGGCTGGTCTGGACGTGGCGGAGCTCAAGACGAAGACGGCCTTCCCCCCGCTTTACGTCGCGGTCGTCGGTCACCGAACCGGGCCGCCCCTGTTCGACTCGCTCGCGCTGCTCGGTCGGGACCGCGTGCTGGGCCGATTGGAGAGCGCACTCGAGCTGGCACGGGGTGGCGAGCGAGCCGGATGATCAACTTGAGGGGGGTATCATGGCCGGGCAGGGCTCCCGGCGGGGCCCGAACTCCATGGGGTATGGGGTAATTGGCAGCCCGACGGGTTCTGGCCCCGTTAGTCTAGGTTCGAGTCCTGGTACCCCAGCGGAGGCCGGCAGAGCGCCGGTCGCTGTTTATGGTCACGGCCCCGTTGTCTAGCGGCCTAGGACGCCGCCCTCTCAAGGCGGTAGCGCCGGTTCGAATCCGGTCGGGGCTACACAACGTCCGTATTCGAACTCGGACGTAGCGAACAGGTCGTCGAACGGTGGCCGGTACTCCACGGCGTGGATCCGGCGGCCGCGACGGTGATTGTCTCGAAGACGGCGTTGTTGAACAGCCGCCGGGTGCGTTCCTCCGCGCTGGAGTAGGCGGTGGCGCAGTTGCCGGCGAAGCGGATGGCGAGGTCGAGGATCTCCTGCCATGCGGTGAGGCTGGCGTCGAGGTCGGCGAGCTGGGCTTGGATGCGGTCGATGTCGGCGCCGACGCGTTCCTGTTCGCGCTTGAGCACGGTCAGGTCGATGGCGTTGGCGTAGTAGGCGTCGAGGATCTTGCGCCGTTCGGCTTCGGCTTCGGCGAGGGCGCGGGTTGCGAACTCGCGCTGAGCGGCGCGGTCGTGCTGGCGGTGCGTGATCTCGGTTTGCAGATCCGCGCGGAGCCGGTCGACCCAGGCGGGTGGTAGCTCGACTTGGCGGTAGAGGTTGATGATCTCGGTTTCCAGCCGGTCCGCGGGGACGTAGGCCTCCCGGAAGCCGGTCGGGGCGCGGCTGCCTTTCTGGCCGAGGCAGTAGAAGTAGATGTAGGTGCCCTTGCTGACCTGGATCGACAGCGCCCGGGCGCAGACGGCGCAGCCGAGCAGGCCCTTGCGGTAGTGGTTGTACTTGCGGTTGCGGATGCCGCGCACCGCGCGGGCGGCGAGCAGCGCTTGGACGCGGCGGAAGGTGTCGCGGTCGATCAGCGGCTCGCGCTGCCCGGCGTCTTCGACGCCGTCCCATTCGACGATGCCGGCGTAGGCCTTGTTCGCCAGCAGGTGCGCGACGCCGGTGACCCCGAGCGGCTTGGGCGGGTAGTCGCGGCGGCCAAGGTTGCGCAGCCCGCGGCGGGCCAGCTCGTCGACGAGGCTGTCCAGGGTGTACTCGCCGGTCAGGTAGAGCTCGAACGCGAGCTTGACGAGGGGCGCCCGGTCGGGGTCGATCTCCATCCGGCAGATCCGCCGGCCGGCGATGGTCTCCCGCACGTTGCGGTAGCCGAGCGGGGCGGCGTGCGGGTAGCCACCCTGCTTGGCCTTCTGGCCCATGCCCTTGCGGACCTCGGCGGCCAGGTTCGCCGAGTAGAACTCGGCCATCAGCGCGTGGATGCCTTCGACCAGCCGGCCGGAGGCGGTCTCTTCGATGTTCTCGGTGACGTTGACCAGGGCGACGCCGCGGCGGCGCAGCAGCGGATGGCGACGTGATCTTCCATGTTGCGGGCCAGCCGGTCGACCTTGTGCACGACGACGGCGTCAAGGTCCCGGTCGTGGGTGACCCGGTCGAGCAGCGCCTGCAGCTGCGGCCGGTCGGCGGAGCGGGCGGACTCGCCGCGGTCGGAGTACTCGTCGACCACGGTCCAGCCGTGGTCGCGGATGTGGCGCAGGCAAGCCTCCCGTTGGGCGGGTAGCGAGAAGCCTTCCTCGCCTTCGCCTTTCTCGGCCTGCTCGCG
This window contains:
- the gltX gene encoding glutamate--tRNA ligase; its protein translation is MADEVRARFAPSPTGDLHVGNIRTALYNWAFVRHLDGRLIFRLEDTDRSRSSDEACAAAIDTMHWLGLDWDEGVEVGGPDGPYRQSERYGIYREWTDRFLGEGSAYSCYCSQEEVAARSKAAGRPPGYDGHCRSLTEGQIDQYRAEGRLPAIRLRMQAGTTSFDDLVRGEVSFDNATVPDFVLVRADGHPLYTLAVAVDDVLMRITHIVRGEDLLSSTPRQVAVYRAMGIPPERWPRFGHLPMVLGPDGQRLSKRNGVVSIAWYRREGFLPEAMCNYLALLGWSPGDDRELFNLTEMRAGFEVGRVNRNPARFDLKKLEAINAEKIRELPEDELHRRVLMVLSDAGLLTEASTAATSATLKAGVRLIQTRIRRLVDAVPMLAFLLVEEAEFVRDPDDVAAMLIPEAVPALQAALVVLDKVDDWVEPRINAALRAGLDVAELKTKTAFPPLYVAVVGHRTGPPLFDSLALLGRDRVLGRLESALELARGGERAG
- a CDS encoding recombinase family protein; protein product: MLRRRGVALVNVTENIEETASGRLVEGIHALMAEFYSANLAAEVRKGMGQKAKQGGYPHAAPLGYRNVRETIAGRRICRMEIDPDRAPLVKLAFELYLTGEYTLDSLVDELARRGLRNLGRRDYPPKPLGVTGVAHLLANKAYAGIVEWDGVEDAGQREPLIDRDTFRRVQALLAARAVRGIRNRKYNHYRKGLLGCAVCARALSIQVSKGTYIYFYCLGQKGSRAPTGFREAYVPADRLETEIINLYRQVELPPAWVDRLRADLQTEITHRQHDRAAQREFATRALAEAEAERRKILDAYYANAIDLTVLKREQERVGADIDRIQAQLADLDASLTAWQEILDLAIRFAGNCATAYSSAEERTRRLFNNAVFETITVAAAGSTPWSTGHRSTTCSLRPSSNTDVV
- a CDS encoding recombinase family protein → MRCVIYLRVSREQAEKGEGEEGFSLPAQREACLRHIRDHGWTVVDEYSDRGESARSADRPQLQALLDRVTHDRDLDAVVVHKVDRLARNMEDHVAIRCCAAAASPWSTSPRTSKRPPPAGWSKASTR